One window of the Streptomyces sp. TS71-3 genome contains the following:
- a CDS encoding ABC transporter permease: MTSTEQAAGGVRRLAGALHRRPRLRLSLLLGAPLLWLVVAYLGSLAVLFLSAFWTTDSFTSEVVKVWSTDNFSSLLSEPLYRRVALRSVGVALAVTALCAVIAFPVAFYTARVARPRWRPLLVAAILTPLWASYLVKVYAWRLILASDGPLDWVLAPFGISGPGYGLTATVVVLTYLWLPYMILPIHAGLERLPESLLDASADLGARSWRTVRSVVLPMVLPSVAAGSVFTFSLSLGDYITVQIVGGKTQLIGNLVYSNVSLNLPLAAALGMVPVVVIVLYLLAVRRTGALSSL, translated from the coding sequence ATGACGTCCACCGAGCAGGCCGCCGGAGGGGTCCGGCGGCTCGCCGGGGCGCTGCACCGCCGTCCACGGCTGCGCCTGTCGCTGCTGCTCGGCGCGCCGCTGCTCTGGCTCGTGGTCGCCTACCTCGGCTCCCTCGCGGTGCTCTTCCTGTCCGCGTTCTGGACCACGGACTCCTTCACGTCCGAGGTCGTCAAGGTGTGGTCCACGGACAACTTCTCGTCCCTGCTCTCCGAGCCGCTGTACCGGCGGGTCGCGCTGCGCAGCGTGGGCGTGGCGCTCGCGGTCACCGCGCTGTGCGCCGTGATCGCGTTCCCCGTCGCCTTCTACACGGCCCGGGTGGCCCGCCCCCGCTGGCGGCCGCTGCTGGTGGCGGCGATCCTCACCCCGCTGTGGGCCAGCTATCTGGTGAAGGTCTACGCGTGGCGGCTGATCCTGGCCTCCGACGGGCCGCTCGACTGGGTGCTGGCGCCGTTCGGCATCAGCGGGCCCGGCTACGGGCTGACGGCCACCGTCGTCGTGCTGACGTACCTGTGGCTGCCGTACATGATCCTGCCCATCCACGCCGGGCTCGAACGGCTCCCGGAGAGCCTGCTGGACGCCTCCGCGGACCTCGGCGCGCGGTCGTGGCGCACGGTGCGCTCCGTGGTGCTGCCGATGGTGCTGCCCTCGGTGGCCGCCGGCTCGGTCTTCACGTTCTCGCTGAGCCTGGGCGACTACATCACCGTGCAGATCGTCGGCGGCAAGACGCAGCTGATCGGCAACCTCGTCTACTCGAACGTCTCGTTGAACCTGCCGCTGGCCGCCGCGCTCGGCATGGTTCCCGTCGTGGTGATCGTGCTCTATCTGCTGGCGGTGCGCCGCACCGGCGCGCTGAGCAGCCTGTGA
- a CDS encoding ABC transporter permease: MRLSRPARIALRTIAALGFAVVYLPLLIVLLNSFNPDRSASWPPPGLTLHWWAEAWRNSGARHALWTSLEAGAAATAVALALGTLIAFAVQRHAFFGREALSFAVVLPIALPGIVTGIALNSAIKTVLEPVGVGLGLFTVVVGHATFCVVVVFNNVVARLRRMPRSVEEAAMDLGAHTFRAFADVTFPLVRSALAAGGLLAFALSFDEIVVTTFTAGPGVQTLPLWIFDNMARPQQAPVVNVVAAVLVLVSVVPIYLAQRLSSDTAAGSRI; this comes from the coding sequence ATGCGACTGTCCCGTCCCGCACGCATCGCGCTGCGCACCATAGCCGCCCTGGGCTTCGCGGTCGTCTACCTGCCGCTGCTGATCGTGCTCCTCAACTCCTTCAACCCGGACCGCAGCGCGAGCTGGCCGCCGCCCGGTCTCACCCTGCACTGGTGGGCCGAGGCGTGGCGGAACTCCGGGGCCAGGCACGCGCTGTGGACGTCGCTGGAGGCGGGTGCCGCGGCCACCGCGGTCGCCCTCGCGCTGGGCACGCTGATCGCGTTCGCGGTGCAGCGGCACGCCTTCTTCGGGCGCGAGGCGCTCTCGTTCGCCGTGGTGCTGCCCATCGCGCTGCCCGGCATCGTCACCGGCATCGCGCTGAACTCCGCCATCAAGACGGTGCTGGAGCCGGTGGGCGTCGGACTCGGGCTGTTCACGGTCGTGGTCGGGCACGCCACGTTCTGCGTGGTGGTGGTCTTCAACAACGTGGTGGCACGGCTGCGCAGGATGCCCAGGTCCGTCGAGGAGGCCGCGATGGACCTGGGAGCCCACACTTTCCGGGCCTTCGCCGACGTCACCTTCCCGCTGGTGCGCTCCGCGCTGGCCGCGGGAGGGCTGCTGGCGTTCGCCCTGTCCTTCGACGAGATCGTGGTGACGACCTTCACGGCGGGTCCCGGCGTGCAGACCCTGCCGTTGTGGATCTTCGACAACATGGCCCGGCCCCAGCAGGCCCCGGTGGTCAACGTGGTGGCCGCGGTGCTGGTGCTGGTGTCGGTGGTGCCCATCTACCTCGCGCAGCGGCTCTCCTCGGACACCGCGGCCGGCAGCAGGATCTGA
- a CDS encoding DUF397 domain-containing protein has product MSGPFRHVPSTSALRGAVWRRSSHSTGANNCVETAALTAGPGAGLLAVRDSKRPAGPAVLFSPGAWRSFLAQVR; this is encoded by the coding sequence ATGTCCGGACCGTTTCGGCACGTACCGTCCACTTCCGCTCTGCGTGGCGCAGTCTGGCGGCGCAGCAGCCACAGCACAGGTGCGAACAACTGCGTGGAGACCGCCGCCCTGACGGCCGGGCCCGGGGCAGGACTGCTCGCGGTGCGGGACTCCAAGCGTCCCGCGGGGCCGGCCGTGCTGTTCTCGCCCGGGGCCTGGCGCTCCTTCCTGGCCCAGGTGCGCTGA